The proteins below are encoded in one region of Tsuneonella sp. CC-YZS046:
- the clpS gene encoding ATP-dependent Clp protease adapter ClpS yields MTYPEPSCETLARTLSAADDHGEGSGEGQVGIATKTRAKPKKPSQFKVLMLNDDYTPMEFVVMVLKRFFHMDLEQATRVMLHVHQKGVGVCGIFPYEIAETKVNQVMDFARQNQHPLQCTLEKA; encoded by the coding sequence ATGACCTATCCCGAACCTTCCTGCGAAACGCTTGCGCGGACGCTTTCCGCCGCTGACGACCATGGCGAGGGCAGCGGCGAAGGGCAGGTCGGCATCGCCACCAAGACTCGCGCCAAGCCCAAAAAGCCGAGCCAGTTCAAGGTATTGATGCTGAACGACGACTATACCCCGATGGAATTCGTCGTGATGGTGCTCAAGCGCTTCTTCCATATGGATCTGGAGCAGGCCACCCGCGTCATGCTTCATGTGCACCAGAAGGGCGTGGGCGTTTGCGGGATCTTTCCCTATGAGATCGCGGAAACCAAGGTGAACCAGGTGATGGATTTCGCCCGGCAGAATCAGCATCCGCTGCAATGCACCTTGGAAAAAGCCTGA
- the lptF gene encoding LPS export ABC transporter permease LptF, translating to MKFFTDIDRYILRLTLVPMLSVFVIAASLLLLDKMLRLFDFVAVEGGPVSIVFKMLANLIPEYASLAIPLGLMLGILLAFRRLATSSELDVMRAVGLGYTRLLRIPYMITLVLAALNLLIVGYLSPLSRYYYEQMEYQLRQGALGASIKVGEFTTLKDRMALYIDKSRDDGRELSGIFARISNDKGQVLSISAHEGQFMASAESRDTVILRLTDGVIIQETRNENPRVLSFSQHDLPIDLPKIEAFRARGGKEREYVLPELLRIGWSDDLPKDVRDPIRASFNYRLVEVVMMLLLPLLAVSLAIPPKRSTSALGVFLSIVMVVAYHKVNQYGEDVAALGRIDPVIALWGPFMLFAALILWMYYRVAFVPGGQAIGALEAVFAKLTHRLKTLSRKYRQTHQARQAGDAA from the coding sequence TTGAAATTCTTCACAGATATCGACCGGTATATTCTTCGGCTGACGCTGGTCCCGATGCTGTCGGTGTTCGTCATCGCCGCATCCCTGCTGCTGCTGGACAAGATGCTGCGGCTGTTCGATTTCGTGGCTGTCGAAGGCGGCCCGGTCAGCATCGTCTTCAAGATGCTGGCGAACCTGATCCCGGAATATGCCAGCCTCGCCATTCCCCTCGGCCTGATGCTGGGCATCCTGCTCGCATTCCGCCGCCTCGCGACCTCCAGCGAGCTGGATGTCATGCGCGCGGTGGGGCTGGGCTACACGCGCCTGCTGCGCATCCCCTACATGATTACGCTGGTGCTGGCCGCGCTCAACCTGCTGATCGTCGGCTATCTCTCTCCGCTGAGCCGCTACTATTACGAGCAGATGGAATATCAGCTGCGCCAGGGCGCGTTGGGCGCGTCGATCAAGGTCGGCGAATTCACCACGCTGAAGGACCGGATGGCGCTGTATATCGACAAGAGCCGTGACGATGGGCGCGAGCTTTCGGGCATCTTCGCCCGGATCTCGAACGACAAGGGCCAGGTGCTTTCGATCTCCGCCCATGAAGGCCAGTTCATGGCCAGCGCAGAGAGCCGGGATACGGTGATCCTGCGGCTGACCGACGGGGTCATCATTCAGGAAACCCGGAACGAGAACCCCAGGGTGCTGAGCTTCTCCCAGCACGATCTGCCGATCGACCTCCCCAAGATCGAAGCCTTCCGCGCCAGAGGCGGCAAGGAGCGGGAATATGTCCTGCCGGAACTGCTGCGGATCGGCTGGAGCGACGACCTGCCCAAGGATGTGCGCGATCCGATCCGGGCCAGCTTCAACTATCGCCTGGTCGAGGTCGTGATGATGCTGCTGCTGCCCCTGCTCGCGGTTTCCCTCGCCATCCCGCCCAAGCGCTCCACCTCCGCGCTGGGCGTGTTCCTCTCGATCGTGATGGTCGTGGCCTATCACAAGGTGAACCAGTATGGCGAAGACGTGGCCGCCCTCGGGCGGATCGACCCGGTGATCGCCTTGTGGGGACCGTTCATGCTGTTCGCGGCGCTGATCCTGTGGATGTATTACCGGGTGGCCTTCGTTCCCGGTGGCCAGGCGATCGGAGCGCTGGAAGCGGTCTTCGCGAAATTGACTCATCGCCTGAAAACCCTTTCGCGCAAATACCGGCAGACCCACCAGGCGAGGCAGGCTGGCGATGCGGCTTGA
- a CDS encoding response regulator yields MSLGDQIAANLPYLRRYARALTGSQSSGDAFVRTTLEAALADPSLKQSLQDGRVALYRAFTKVWSSACLETESLGGDNAGLHETLARERLGAITPLNRQALLLTTLEDFSSTEAARIMDLDEETVEGLVREAVEEIDRESTTNVLIIEDEPLISMQLEDLVQSLGHEICGTAATRTQAQQVVAERRPGLVLADIQLADGSSGLDAVDDILAIGSVPVIFITAYPERLLTGDRPEPTYLITKPFQELTVRAAISQALFFGSSQPLA; encoded by the coding sequence ATGTCGCTTGGTGATCAGATAGCCGCCAATCTGCCGTATCTTCGTCGTTACGCTCGCGCGCTGACGGGTTCCCAATCCAGCGGCGACGCTTTCGTGCGGACAACGCTGGAAGCCGCGCTGGCCGATCCGAGCCTCAAGCAATCGCTTCAGGATGGGCGGGTCGCGCTCTATCGGGCCTTCACCAAGGTCTGGTCCAGCGCCTGTCTGGAAACGGAAAGCCTCGGCGGCGATAACGCCGGCCTGCACGAAACTCTTGCGCGCGAGCGCCTGGGCGCCATCACGCCGCTGAACCGCCAGGCCCTGCTGCTGACGACGCTGGAGGATTTCAGTTCTACTGAAGCCGCGCGCATCATGGATCTCGATGAGGAAACCGTCGAGGGCCTGGTGCGCGAGGCAGTGGAGGAGATCGACCGCGAATCGACCACCAACGTCCTCATCATCGAGGATGAGCCGCTGATCTCGATGCAGCTCGAAGACCTCGTGCAATCGCTGGGCCATGAAATCTGCGGCACCGCCGCCACCCGCACCCAGGCCCAGCAAGTCGTGGCGGAACGCCGCCCCGGCCTGGTCCTGGCGGATATTCAGCTGGCCGATGGAAGCTCCGGGCTGGATGCGGTGGACGATATTCTGGCGATCGGCAGCGTGCCGGTGATCTTCATCACGGCCTATCCGGAACGACTGCTCACCGGCGACAGGCCGGAGCCGACCTATCTCATCACCAAGCCTTTCCAGGAATTGACGGTGCGCGCCGCGATCAGCCAGGCCCTGTTCTTCGGGTCGAGCCAGCCGCTCGCCTGA
- a CDS encoding class I poly(R)-hydroxyalkanoic acid synthase, with protein sequence MAGDSSDQHNPFADFIALQDEAARRFLSVIAPGAEPKLPEPADWPEWAEAAQRLQELWLELQREGAKKEVSTFPLPDPAKWAAMAEHWYQAMPLAEPEAQRRFWQDSFTLWETVLGQYGIATGIGEMKPGEAHLPRKDRRFADPRWSEQPFFALIHQTYLMMAEQAMGMVEAVEGIDEDQREQLRFATKTVVDAMSPAHFPLTNPVVLDRIVETKGKSLVKGMEHLLADLRRGQLTHTDPDAFRLGENIAATPGKVVHETPLYQLIQYSPTTEKVLKVPLVIFPPWINRYYILDLSPQKSFVRWAVGQGLTVFMVSWKSADKDMANVSWDDYIRAQIGAIDAVRERLGSESVHAIGYCVAGTTLAATLAILARRGEADKVKSATFFTAQVDFEKAGELKLFTQDAQLKAIAQLGESGYLDGRYMAATFNLLRGNDLIWSSVIKHYLLGEDYPAFDLLHWNGDTTNLPACWHRNYLRDLYHGNRLVIPDKLSADGTPIDLTRIETPAYVQAGREDHIAPPESVHRITHLLRGPLRFVLAGSGHIAGVVNPPGSGKYQYWTNDSAAPDLQSFMAGAAEHPGSWWPDWIDWIKARDDETVAAKGKRKPGGRGDKVIEDAPGRYVKTR encoded by the coding sequence ATGGCCGGGGACAGCAGCGACCAGCACAACCCTTTCGCGGACTTCATTGCCTTGCAGGATGAAGCCGCCCGCCGGTTTCTCAGCGTGATCGCGCCGGGCGCGGAGCCGAAACTGCCCGAGCCGGCGGATTGGCCGGAATGGGCCGAAGCGGCGCAGCGGCTGCAGGAACTGTGGCTGGAACTGCAGCGTGAAGGCGCGAAGAAGGAAGTATCGACTTTCCCCCTGCCCGATCCGGCGAAATGGGCGGCGATGGCGGAACACTGGTATCAGGCCATGCCGCTGGCCGAGCCGGAAGCGCAGCGGCGCTTCTGGCAGGACAGCTTCACCCTTTGGGAAACGGTGCTGGGCCAATACGGGATCGCCACCGGCATCGGGGAGATGAAGCCCGGCGAGGCCCACCTGCCAAGGAAAGATCGCCGCTTTGCCGACCCGCGCTGGAGCGAACAGCCGTTCTTCGCGCTGATCCACCAGACCTATCTGATGATGGCCGAGCAAGCGATGGGCATGGTCGAGGCGGTCGAAGGGATCGACGAGGACCAGCGCGAGCAATTGCGCTTCGCCACCAAGACCGTCGTCGACGCGATGAGCCCGGCGCATTTCCCGCTGACCAACCCGGTCGTGCTCGACCGGATCGTGGAGACCAAGGGCAAGAGCCTGGTCAAGGGGATGGAGCACCTGCTGGCCGACCTGCGGCGCGGGCAATTGACCCATACCGATCCCGACGCCTTCAGGCTGGGCGAGAACATCGCCGCCACGCCCGGCAAGGTCGTCCATGAAACGCCGCTCTACCAGCTGATCCAATACAGCCCGACCACCGAGAAGGTGCTGAAGGTTCCGCTGGTGATCTTCCCACCCTGGATCAACCGCTATTACATCCTGGATCTCAGCCCGCAGAAGAGCTTCGTGCGCTGGGCGGTCGGCCAGGGGCTGACCGTGTTCATGGTGTCCTGGAAATCGGCCGACAAGGACATGGCCAATGTCAGCTGGGACGATTACATCCGCGCCCAGATCGGAGCGATCGATGCCGTCCGCGAAAGGCTCGGATCGGAATCCGTCCATGCGATCGGCTATTGCGTCGCCGGCACCACGCTTGCCGCCACGCTGGCGATACTGGCCCGGCGCGGCGAGGCGGACAAGGTGAAGAGCGCCACCTTCTTCACCGCGCAGGTCGATTTCGAGAAGGCCGGGGAACTCAAGCTGTTCACCCAGGACGCCCAGCTCAAGGCGATCGCCCAGCTTGGCGAAAGCGGCTATCTCGATGGACGCTACATGGCGGCGACCTTCAACCTGCTGCGCGGCAACGACCTGATCTGGAGCTCGGTCATCAAGCATTACCTGCTGGGCGAGGATTATCCGGCGTTCGACCTGCTGCACTGGAACGGGGACACCACCAACCTGCCCGCCTGCTGGCATCGCAACTATCTGCGCGATCTCTACCATGGCAACCGGCTGGTCATTCCCGACAAGCTGAGCGCGGACGGAACGCCGATCGACCTCACCCGGATAGAGACGCCCGCCTACGTGCAGGCCGGCCGCGAGGATCATATCGCCCCGCCCGAGAGCGTGCATCGCATCACCCATCTTCTGCGCGGCCCGCTGCGTTTCGTGCTGGCCGGCTCGGGCCATATCGCTGGCGTGGTGAACCCGCCCGGCTCGGGCAAGTATCAATACTGGACCAATGACAGCGCCGCGCCCGATCTCCAGTCCTTCATGGCAGGGGCGGCGGAGCATCCGGGAAGCTGGTGGCCGGACTGGATCGATTGGATCAAGGCCCGGGATGACGAGACGGTCGCGGCGAAGGGCAAGCGCAAGCCGGGCGGAAGGGGCGACAAGGTGATCGAGGATGCGCCAGGGCGATATGTCAAAACGCGCTGA
- a CDS encoding sterol desaturase family protein, with translation MSQSATKHADSQLPFWKRSHYLDRMTLGELVRAYFQHYTIMAYLALTALCIVFFAFFPAAPLPALGAIAAAVLIYPLVWHLLHQYILHSRWMWKHKWLCPTWKRIHYDHHQDPNHLEVLFGALHTTVPTIAIATIPVGWLIGGPGGAAAAFGTGLLTTCYYEFMHCIQHLAFKPKWKWVQHMKQRHNEHHYFDEKGNFGITNYFWDRVLGTYYEKKDRPHRSATVFNLGYDEEVAKTYPWVKKLSGGIASGHPRRRAMTKDETGQVSA, from the coding sequence GTGTCGCAATCCGCAACCAAACATGCCGACAGCCAGCTGCCGTTCTGGAAACGGAGCCACTATCTCGACCGGATGACCCTGGGCGAGCTGGTGCGCGCTTATTTCCAGCATTACACGATCATGGCCTATCTGGCGCTGACGGCGCTGTGCATCGTTTTCTTCGCCTTCTTTCCGGCGGCTCCGCTGCCCGCGCTCGGCGCCATCGCCGCCGCCGTGCTCATCTATCCGCTGGTCTGGCACCTGCTGCACCAATACATCCTGCACAGCCGCTGGATGTGGAAGCACAAGTGGCTCTGCCCCACCTGGAAGCGAATCCACTACGATCATCACCAGGACCCCAACCACCTGGAGGTCCTGTTCGGCGCCCTGCACACCACCGTGCCGACCATCGCGATCGCCACGATCCCGGTCGGCTGGCTGATCGGCGGCCCGGGCGGCGCGGCCGCCGCCTTCGGCACCGGCCTGCTGACCACCTGCTATTACGAGTTCATGCACTGCATCCAGCATCTGGCGTTCAAGCCGAAATGGAAATGGGTGCAGCACATGAAGCAGCGCCATAACGAACATCATTATTTCGACGAGAAGGGCAATTTCGGGATCACCAACTATTTCTGGGATCGCGTGCTCGGCACCTATTACGAGAAGAAGGACCGGCCCCATCGTTCGGCCACGGTCTTCAATCTCGGCTATGACGAAGAAGTCGCGAAGACCTATCCGTGGGTCAAGAAACTGTCCGGAGGCATCGCCAGCGGGCACCCCCGGCGCCGCGCGATGACAAAGGACGAGACCGGGCAGGTTTCGGCCTGA
- a CDS encoding N-acetyltransferase: protein MDDVQLSPVSGKADLDAFIDVAYRLNASDPNWVPPLRAEVAELLTPGRNPFHEHATMQLFLARRGGQVTGRISAHYDHLALTQPPEQGMGPGTGNWGLFEAADEATARALISGAEEWLRGEGMTRVLAPISLSIWEEPGLLTLGHDHPPMVMMGHNSPLYRKWIEGAGYTVAKKLLTYELDVSKQFPPLVQRIVQSGERNDRIRVRKVNLKRFHEEAAIILAILNDAWADNWGFVPITESEVAYIGKKLKPLVREDLIRIAELDGEPVAFMMTLPDLNPVISGLNGKLLPFGWAKLLWWLRHPTNAQMRVPLMGVLKKLQSSRLASQLAFMMIEYIRRDAVAKYGSKRGEIGWILDDNQGMIAIADAIDSTVNREYLIYEKPLA from the coding sequence ATGGACGATGTGCAGCTCTCCCCCGTTTCGGGGAAAGCCGATCTCGACGCCTTCATCGATGTCGCCTATCGGCTGAACGCCAGCGACCCCAACTGGGTGCCGCCGCTTCGCGCCGAGGTCGCGGAACTGCTGACGCCCGGCAGGAATCCCTTCCATGAACATGCCACGATGCAGCTGTTCCTGGCCCGGCGCGGCGGGCAGGTCACCGGCCGCATCTCCGCGCATTACGATCATCTCGCGCTCACCCAGCCGCCCGAGCAGGGAATGGGGCCGGGCACCGGCAATTGGGGGCTGTTCGAAGCCGCGGACGAGGCGACTGCCCGGGCCTTGATCTCCGGGGCGGAAGAATGGCTCCGCGGCGAAGGGATGACCCGCGTGCTCGCGCCGATCAGCCTTTCGATCTGGGAGGAGCCGGGCCTTCTGACCCTGGGCCACGACCATCCGCCGATGGTGATGATGGGCCACAACTCGCCCCTCTATCGGAAGTGGATAGAAGGCGCGGGCTACACAGTCGCCAAGAAGCTGCTGACCTACGAGCTGGACGTCAGCAAGCAGTTCCCTCCGCTGGTGCAGCGCATCGTTCAGTCGGGGGAACGCAACGACCGCATCCGCGTGCGGAAGGTGAACCTCAAGCGCTTCCACGAGGAAGCGGCGATCATCCTCGCCATTCTCAACGATGCCTGGGCCGACAACTGGGGCTTCGTGCCGATTACCGAAAGCGAGGTCGCCTATATCGGCAAGAAGCTCAAGCCGCTGGTGCGGGAAGATCTCATACGGATCGCCGAACTCGACGGGGAGCCGGTGGCCTTCATGATGACCCTGCCGGACCTCAATCCGGTCATAAGCGGGCTGAACGGCAAACTGCTGCCGTTTGGCTGGGCCAAGCTGCTGTGGTGGCTCCGTCACCCCACCAATGCGCAAATGCGCGTCCCTCTGATGGGCGTGCTGAAGAAGCTCCAGTCTTCACGGCTGGCAAGCCAGCTCGCTTTCATGATGATAGAATATATCCGGCGGGACGCGGTCGCCAAGTATGGCAGCAAACGCGGCGAGATCGGCTGGATCCTCGACGACAACCAGGGAATGATCGCGATTGCCGACGCCATCGACAGCACCGTCAACCGGGAATATCTGATCTACGAAAAGCCGCTGGCCTGA
- the phaP gene encoding TIGR01841 family phasin (Members of this family are phasins (small proteins associated with inclusions such as PHA granules). Note that several different families of phasins have been named PhaP despite very little sequence similarity to each other.) has protein sequence MADESDISKAEKAYADAAAKIPQAPAAEAKKKPAGGKARPAPLSATPVETAPAAAPKETVSEKPSVAEQPKAEPAPVIAKPVRKAIAKKKPAVKKAPVMRAAPKTKPAPAKTPTPAKTSVGKPAAGTGAKPIPFISKKRTETAAPTASIMTTVKIAPATEPTITELKERIMATAKKSPDLSTIVTEIKDKAKAAYEKGSSLAGEVGEFTKGNLEAFVESGKILATGAQEIGRDYVDESKSAFETLTADLKKIAAVKSPTEFFQLQGELTRRNFDSAIAFGSKSSEKFVKLSNEAFAPISNRVSVAVEKISKAA, from the coding sequence ATGGCGGACGAAAGCGATATCTCCAAGGCCGAGAAGGCCTACGCCGACGCGGCCGCGAAGATTCCTCAGGCCCCCGCGGCCGAAGCGAAGAAAAAGCCGGCTGGCGGGAAAGCGCGGCCCGCGCCCCTTTCCGCAACGCCAGTCGAGACGGCACCGGCCGCCGCCCCGAAGGAAACCGTTTCGGAAAAGCCCTCGGTCGCGGAACAGCCAAAGGCAGAACCGGCACCAGTGATCGCAAAACCCGTCAGGAAAGCGATCGCCAAGAAAAAGCCGGCGGTGAAGAAGGCGCCTGTAATGAGGGCCGCACCCAAGACAAAACCGGCCCCGGCCAAAACCCCGACCCCGGCAAAAACCAGCGTCGGCAAGCCGGCCGCGGGAACCGGGGCGAAGCCGATACCCTTTATCAGCAAGAAACGAACCGAAACCGCCGCTCCCACGGCTTCAATCATGACTACCGTAAAAATTGCACCCGCTACCGAACCTACGATTACCGAACTGAAGGAAAGAATCATGGCTACCGCTAAGAAGTCCCCCGATCTCTCGACGATCGTTACCGAAATCAAGGACAAGGCCAAAGCCGCCTATGAAAAGGGCAGCAGCCTTGCCGGCGAAGTCGGCGAATTCACCAAGGGCAATCTCGAAGCATTCGTTGAATCCGGCAAGATTCTCGCCACCGGCGCGCAAGAGATCGGCCGCGATTATGTCGATGAATCGAAGTCCGCTTTCGAAACTCTCACGGCCGACCTGAAGAAGATCGCCGCCGTGAAGTCCCCGACCGAATTTTTCCAGCTCCAAGGCGAACTGACCCGCCGCAATTTCGATTCGGCCATCGCGTTCGGCTCGAAGAGCAGCGAAAAATTCGTGAAGCTTTCGAACGAAGCGTTCGCTCCGATTTCCAACCGCGTCAGCGTGGCCGTAGAGAAGATCTCGAAGGCCGCCTGA
- a CDS encoding DUF3237 domain-containing protein, translating to MTEIRFQPLFTVQFQTSPHVIGNVPQGYFRRAGIISSGSFIGERLSGRVLPGGGDWLFRRADGVIHIDVRTILETDRDEAIYMTYTGRLKAGPDVDERLARGETVEAHELYFRTAVQFETASSRLSWLNDIVAFGVGHRRPEGPVYEIFELL from the coding sequence ATGACCGAGATCCGTTTCCAGCCGCTCTTCACGGTGCAGTTCCAGACCTCCCCGCATGTGATCGGCAATGTCCCGCAAGGCTATTTCCGGCGCGCCGGGATCATTTCCTCCGGCAGTTTCATCGGTGAGCGGCTGAGCGGGCGAGTCCTCCCAGGCGGGGGCGACTGGCTGTTCCGCCGCGCCGATGGCGTCATCCATATCGACGTTCGCACGATCCTCGAAACGGATCGGGACGAGGCGATCTACATGACCTATACCGGCCGCCTCAAGGCCGGCCCGGACGTCGACGAACGGCTCGCCCGCGGCGAGACGGTCGAGGCGCACGAGCTCTATTTCCGGACCGCGGTGCAATTCGAAACCGCGTCCAGCCGCCTTTCCTGGCTGAACGACATCGTCGCGTTCGGAGTCGGCCACCGCCGCCCCGAAGGGCCGGTCTACGAGATCTTCGAGCTGCTCTGA
- a CDS encoding LL-diaminopimelate aminotransferase, with protein MEDEFYRIKRLPPYVIAEVNAMRAAARQAGRDIIDLGMGNPDLPPPDHVIDKLCEVARKPDAHGYSASKGIPGIRRAQANYYGRRFGVDVDPETEVVMTMGSKEGLASLATAITAPGDVVLAPNPSYPIHTFGFIIAGATIRSVPTTPDESYWRSLDKAMAFTVPRPSILIVNYPSNPTAETVDLAFYERLVAWAKENKVWILSDLAYSELYYDGNPTPSILQVPGAKDVAVEFTSMSKTFSMAGWRVGFAVGNSRLIAALSRVKSYLDYGAFTPIQAAACAALNGPQDIVEKNRQLYQKRRDVLVEAFGRAGWDIPSPKASMFAWAPLPPALKDMGSLEFSKQLLTHAEVAVAPGVGYGEDGEGYVRIALVENEQRLRQAARNVRRYLASMGVNASVA; from the coding sequence ATGGAAGACGAGTTCTACCGCATCAAGCGCCTGCCGCCCTATGTCATCGCCGAAGTCAACGCGATGCGAGCGGCGGCACGCCAGGCGGGCCGGGACATCATCGACCTTGGGATGGGCAATCCCGATCTGCCGCCGCCCGACCATGTGATCGACAAGCTGTGCGAAGTCGCGCGCAAGCCGGATGCCCATGGCTATTCCGCGTCGAAGGGGATTCCCGGCATCCGCCGCGCGCAGGCCAATTACTACGGCCGCCGCTTCGGCGTGGATGTCGACCCGGAAACCGAAGTGGTCATGACCATGGGCTCGAAGGAAGGGCTGGCCAGCCTCGCCACCGCGATCACCGCGCCGGGTGACGTGGTGCTTGCGCCCAACCCCAGCTATCCGATCCATACCTTCGGCTTCATCATCGCGGGCGCCACCATCCGTTCCGTGCCGACCACGCCGGACGAGAGCTACTGGCGTTCCCTGGACAAGGCGATGGCGTTCACCGTGCCGCGTCCTTCGATCCTGATCGTCAACTATCCCTCGAACCCGACGGCGGAGACGGTGGACCTCGCCTTTTACGAGCGGCTGGTCGCCTGGGCGAAGGAGAACAAGGTCTGGATTCTGTCCGACCTCGCCTATTCCGAGCTGTATTACGACGGCAACCCGACCCCCTCGATCCTGCAGGTGCCGGGCGCGAAGGATGTGGCGGTCGAATTCACCTCGATGAGCAAGACCTTCTCGATGGCGGGCTGGCGCGTCGGCTTCGCGGTCGGCAACAGTCGCCTTATCGCGGCGCTCAGCCGGGTGAAGAGCTATCTCGATTACGGGGCCTTCACCCCGATCCAGGCTGCCGCCTGCGCCGCGCTGAACGGCCCGCAGGACATCGTCGAAAAGAACCGCCAGCTCTATCAGAAGCGCCGCGACGTTCTGGTCGAGGCGTTCGGCCGGGCAGGCTGGGACATCCCATCGCCCAAGGCGTCGATGTTCGCCTGGGCGCCGCTGCCGCCCGCGCTCAAGGACATGGGCAGCCTCGAATTCTCCAAGCAATTGCTGACCCATGCCGAAGTCGCCGTCGCACCGGGGGTCGGCTATGGCGAGGATGGCGAAGGCTATGTGCGGATCGCGCTGGTCGAGAACGAACAACGGCTTCGCCAGGCCGCGCGCAATGTGCGGCGCTATCTGGCCAGCATGGGCGTGAACGCGTCGGTCGCCTGA
- the lptG gene encoding LPS export ABC transporter permease LptG: protein MRLDFFPSRTLTLYLARLFVTRILAVLLMLVLVLQTLDLLSESGKILEYPGNGEAQLWHYVTLRVPQLVARFLPYSVLLATIITLATLNQNSEVIAMKAAGLSAHQILAPLLASALAVSMISLAFNEMVGTRATATLNAWEDADYGPVPEEETVRSNVYFRDGGNILAVTTLSGSGKAMRMDGVSWYRRDGRGLLIEQVKAPRAVFADPGWRLDDPVRFDVQSARQVKLDSLTVATELTPEQIRMSHVNADTEDIVTLHGSIRAMEAAGRQTRELRGEWWHKLVGPLSATLMPLLGAVAAFGLARSGQLFVRAVLGMGLGFAYFVVDNAALAMGNFGAYPPFLAAWAPFLLFLLLGETVLIRTEE from the coding sequence ATGCGGCTTGATTTCTTCCCGTCGCGCACGCTGACGCTCTATCTCGCGCGGCTGTTCGTCACCCGCATCCTGGCCGTCCTGCTGATGCTGGTGCTGGTGCTGCAGACGCTGGACCTGCTCAGCGAGAGCGGCAAGATCCTCGAATATCCGGGCAACGGGGAAGCGCAGCTGTGGCACTACGTCACCTTGCGCGTGCCCCAGCTGGTGGCGCGGTTCCTGCCCTATTCCGTGCTGCTGGCCACCATCATCACCCTCGCCACGCTCAACCAGAACAGCGAAGTGATCGCCATGAAGGCGGCAGGGCTTTCCGCCCATCAGATCCTGGCGCCCCTGCTTGCGTCGGCGCTGGCGGTTTCCATGATCAGCCTCGCCTTCAACGAAATGGTGGGCACCCGTGCAACCGCCACCCTCAATGCCTGGGAAGATGCCGATTATGGCCCGGTCCCGGAGGAAGAGACGGTCCGCAGCAACGTCTATTTCCGCGACGGCGGCAATATCCTGGCGGTCACGACACTGAGCGGCTCCGGCAAGGCGATGCGGATGGACGGCGTAAGCTGGTATCGCCGCGACGGGCGGGGGCTGCTCATCGAGCAGGTCAAGGCGCCCCGGGCGGTTTTCGCCGATCCGGGCTGGCGCCTCGACGATCCCGTGCGCTTCGACGTGCAATCCGCGCGACAGGTGAAGCTCGATTCGCTGACCGTCGCGACGGAGCTGACTCCCGAGCAGATCCGGATGAGCCATGTGAACGCGGATACGGAAGACATCGTCACGCTCCATGGCTCGATCCGCGCGATGGAAGCGGCGGGCCGCCAGACGCGGGAACTGCGCGGCGAGTGGTGGCACAAGCTGGTGGGGCCCCTTTCCGCGACGCTGATGCCGCTGCTGGGCGCCGTCGCCGCCTTCGGGCTGGCGCGCTCCGGCCAGCTGTTCGTGCGCGCGGTGCTGGGGATGGGGCTTGGCTTCGCCTATTTCGTGGTCGACAATGCCGCGCTGGCCATGGGCAATTTCGGGGCTTATCCGCCATTTCTGGCGGCATGGGCGCCGTTCCTGCTGTTCCTGCTGCTGGGGGAAACGGTGCTGATCCGCACCGAGGAATAG